The Tolypothrix sp. PCC 7712 region CAAAAACACAGGTCTCCGCAAACTCGAAAGAGGAGGTATGGGGGCTGACGCCTGCCCAGTGCCGGAAGGTTAAGGAAGCTGGTCAGCGAAAGTGAAGCTGGCGACCGAAGCCCCGGTGAACGGCGGCCGTAACTATAACGGTCCTAAGGTAGCGAAATTCCTTGTCGGGTAAGTTCCGACCCGCACGAAAGGCGTAACGATCTGGATGGTGTCTCAGAGAGAGACTCGGCGAAATAGGAATGTCTGTGAAGATACGGACTGCCTGCACCTGGACAGAAAGACCCTATGAAGCTTTACTGTAGCCTGGAATTGTGTTCGGGCTTCGCTTGCGCAGGATAGGTGGGAGGCAAAGAGATATTCCTTGTGGGGAATATGGAGCCAACGGTGAGATACCACTCTGGCGAAGCTAGAATTCTAACCTCGCACCCTTACCGGGTGTAGGAACAGTTTCAGGTGGGCAGTTTGACTGGGGCGGTCGCCTCCTAAAAAGTAACGGAGGCGCGCAAAGGTTCCCTCAGCACGCTTGGAAACCGTGCGGCGAGTGTAAAGGCATAAAGGGAGCTTGACTGCAAGAGTGACCACTCGAGCAGGTACGAAAGTAGGCCTTAGTGATCCGACGGCGCAGCGTGGAATGGCCGTCGCTCAACGGATAAAAGTTACTCTAGGGATAACAGGCTGATCTCCCCCAAGAGTCCACATCGACGGGGAGGTTTGGCACCTCGATGTCGGCTCATCGCAACCTGGGGCGGAAGTACGTCCCAAGGGTTGGGCTGTTCGCCCATTAAAGCGGTACGTGAGCTGGGTTCAGAACGTCGTGAGACAGTTCGGTCCATATCCGGTGCAGGCGTAAGAGCATTGAGAGGAGTCCTCCTTAGTACGAGAGGACCGGGAGGAACGCACCGCTGGTGTACCAGTTATTGTACCCACAGTAGACGCTGGGTAGCCAAGTGCGGAGCGGATAACCGCTGAAAGCATCTAAGTGGGAAGCCCACCTCAAGATGAGTGCTCTCACTACAAATGTAGGTAAGGTCACGGGCAGAACACCCGTTGATAGGCTCTATGTGGAAGTGCAGTAATGCATGAAGCAGAGGAGTACTAATAGACCGAGGGCTTGACCTCATCAATCATTGGTTATTTCGCGTTACTTGCAGTCTTCAGGGTTTTGTTGACAGTTAACTGTTAACCGTTAACCGTCAACCAACCACAAGTTTTCCTGGTGTCTATTGCGCTGTGGAACCACACTGACTCCATCCCGAACTCAGAGGTGAAACGCTGCTGCGGCCACGATAGTCTAGGGGTTGCCCTACGCCACAATAGCTCGATGCCAGGTCTATTCATGAAACAACACAAATTGCCTCTCCAATAACATAAGGAGGGGCTTTTTGTTTTATAGCCATAGCCATGTTCTTTAGGACTTTAAGAGGATGTTTGAAAAGTCGGTCAGGCAGTAAAAAAGCCCTCAGGGCGTCATCCCTCTTTTGTTACCTTCGGCAGAGAATAATCCCCAAAGGGGCGTAAAGGGCGATCGGTTTTGTTGGAGTGGTTGAGTTCACAAGAATAATGCTGAGGGAAAAAATGCTACTTTACAGGGTCGATGTGTACTGTTTTTTTTTAGTCATGCTCATGTGAGATTATATTTTGTGTGATGTCTCGTTTGATGTCTGTGTTGCTATTTGCACCTTGCTTGAGGCGATCGCCTAGCGATAATCATGCTACAATCGCATAGGATATGTTATAACATTTCTTCAAATTCACAGGTTTTAGATAAACAAAAGATACTTCAATCTGTGGATCAATAGCTGGAGAGGTGGCAGAGTGGTTGAATGCGACGCACTCGAAATGCGTTTTGGGGCAACTCAACGGGGGTTCGAATCCCCCCCTCTCCGTTTTACTACCGCCAGGGTGGTTTCATACAAAGAAAGAAAAAACTCTATCGAGTTGATGGGAGAGCGCGCGTTGTGTTTGAGGAATAGTTCGGAAACCGAGTGTGCGCGCGATCGCTCCGGAAAAAGTTGTGTAAAATAGACCAATTCACAGGGGTATTGCCACCACGGCATGGTGGAAAGTCTTCTTTGAATGTGACATCTCTTACCCAATGGAGTCGATTTTCGATTCTCCAATGCCCTTGAATGTCGGCAAGTAACTGTTGATCTGAGAAATATTAGACCTCTTGCAAAAGTGCTTTTTGAAAGAGGGGTAATAAAAAACCCACACCTGACCGGGTGGGTAGGTGTGGGTAGGTTATTCAACCACTGATGTTGAAGCTCCTTCAGCAGATGAAGGTACGCTAGGTAATTCAAGACAATATCCTGCTCCGTATACTGTCTTGATATAGCGGGGATGACGGGGATCTGGTTCGAGTTTGGTTCTTAAGTGGCGAATATGAACTCGAATTGTCTCAATGTCATCGTCTGGATCGTAACCCCAAACTTCCCGCAGGATTTCGCTAGGAGAAACTGTCTGTCCGTGGCGCTGGAGCAAGCAATGAAGTAACTCAAATTCCAAGTGAGTCAGTTTAACTGTCTCATGAAACCATATGGCCTCAAATCTTTCGGGAACGAGGGTAAGCGGGCCATAATTCAGAATTTCGCTATGCTTTGCTGCTTGAGGAATACGATCGGTGCGCCGCAAAAGCGCTCGCACTCGTGCCAGCATTTCTTCAACTTCAAAGGGCTTGGTAAGGTAGTCATCAGCTCCAGCATTGAAGCCTTCTACCTTATCTTGTGTTTGGCTTAAAGCCGTCAACATTAACACAGGAATTTCAGCGGTGCGCTCGTCCCGACGCAGCCGTTGGCAAACAGTAAATCCATCTACCCTGGGCAACATCAAATCGAGCATGATCAAGTCTGGTTGTAGCTGGAGAGCTAGCGCTTGACCTTTTATTCCATCTTCCGCTTGACTAACATCGTAGCCAGCCATTTCCAAGTTGACGGCAACGAGTTCTGAAATTGCTGGGTCATCGTCTATGACAAGAATCCTCGGCATTCTTAAAAAATTATTACTACTTATTAAGGATAAATAAGAACCTTTGGTAGATACAAAGATTTCTGTATTGATTATAAAAAAGATTTGAAATATAACATAAATCTTAAAATAAACAAGCTGAAGAAATCTCCCTCAATGTACACGAAAGACTCTATATGATGTGTTACGCTCCCTACAATCCGCCTTGGTTCCTACAAAATGGTATAGCAATGACTGTATACACCGCTTTGTGGGGAATTCGTTATTGGGAAAGTACAATTAAAAATCCCGAGCCGCAATATCATAAAACAGTTTTGACTGGTGGGCAAGATGTACCAATTTTTTGTTGGGTAGCGATACCAAAAAATGCTCATAGTACGATTATTGGCACTTATGGTATTACAGGAGAGTTAGGTACGCAATGGTTTTTAAGAATTCTCGGACGTAAAGCTTACGCCGAAGGATATGCTGTGGTGTTATTTGATTGGCGCGCTCATGGCAAAACAGCTGATTTGTCACCAACTTTGATGTCCGATGGGTTGTATGAGGGGGAAGATTTCGTCCGTCTAGCCGCGGCGGCTGCGGCAATGGGATGTCCAAAGAACTTTTGGTTTGTGGGGTTTTCCTTAGGGGGACAATTGGCGCTGTGGGGTTTAAAAGCTGCTATGGAGTTAAGTAGTAGGGATCAAGATT contains the following coding sequences:
- a CDS encoding response regulator transcription factor; the protein is MPRILVIDDDPAISELVAVNLEMAGYDVSQAEDGIKGQALALQLQPDLIMLDLMLPRVDGFTVCQRLRRDERTAEIPVLMLTALSQTQDKVEGFNAGADDYLTKPFEVEEMLARVRALLRRTDRIPQAAKHSEILNYGPLTLVPERFEAIWFHETVKLTHLEFELLHCLLQRHGQTVSPSEILREVWGYDPDDDIETIRVHIRHLRTKLEPDPRHPRYIKTVYGAGYCLELPSVPSSAEGASTSVVE